In Chloroflexota bacterium, the DNA window ACGGACTCATAGTTGGATGAATCGCTTTCGGCGCATTTTGATTCGCTGGGACAAGTCTGCTGAGAATTACATCGCTTTTCTGCATTTCGCCTGCGCGCTCGTCGCTTTCAGGGCCGCTGGGTTATTAGGATAGGCACTTAGTATTGTGCTGTTTGTTTGGCTTCTGCGAGGTCTGATACGGAGAGTCCGATTACAGCTCAGTGCTATGTTTATTAGTTTATCTTTGTTGTTTGGCGCGATCGTATTCGCGGGCA includes these proteins:
- a CDS encoding IS5/IS1182 family transposase, yielding RTHSWMNRFRRILIRWDKSAENYIAFLHFACALVAFRAAGLLG